Genomic DNA from Nonomuraea rubra:
TCACCACGACGGGCCCACTCCGCGTCTGGCTCAGGGCATGAGGTCGTCCAGCGTGGGGTCCTCCAGGACGGGGTAGCGCTCGCCGCCCACCCCGAGATCCTTGAACCCGCTCGACGTGGCGACGCACACCACGGGCCCGTCGAAGTCCCTGCGCAGCCTCCGGTGCCCGGCCAGCCCGGCGGTGCCCGACAGCTCCTGCCACAGCCCCGCCCGAGCCAGCTCCCGCTGTGCCCGCCGCATCTCCTCGTCGGTCACGAGCACCGCCTCACCGCCGCTGTCGCGCACGGCGACGACTCCCCGGTGCCCGCCGACCGATCCGGCCACCCCGTACGCGTCGGTCGGCCCCAGCTCGACGACGGCGGCCGGCAGCCCCGCGGCCAGCGCCTTGGCGTGCGGCCCGCCGGCGGCCGTCTCGCAGGAGAACATCCGCGGAGCCTTCTCCGTCACCCCGAGCAGCAGCAGCTCCGCGAACCCCTTCCACACCCCGTAGAGCAGCTCGGCGTAGCCGGTCGGCGTGAACACGGCCGCGGGCACCTCGCCGAGCTGCAGGAACAGCTCGTACGCGATCGTCTTGTAGCCCTCGGGCCCGAACGGATGCCCGGTGTGCGTCACGGTCTGGTTGCTGACCGGGTGGTACCCCAGCCGGTCCACGATCTCCCGCAGCAGCGGCCACCGCTTCTCGCCGGGCACGGACGCGACCTTGGCCCCGTACGCCCGGACGAACGCCTGAACGGCGGGCGGCGAGTCGGCCGAGGCCAGCACGATGGCGGGCAGCCCGGCCCGGGCGGCGTACG
This window encodes:
- a CDS encoding threonine synthase; translated protein: MNGPSLALRQRSLGDPTAEFPLFPPLTRGCPKTSTEEIAYPLDVVYDYAKVDRRLFEQAPGPDLARWSPLLPPLDAPTLGEGGTPLVPFGDVFIKDESRNPTWSHKDRLNRVAVSAAVASGAPGVVVASSGNHGASAAAYAARAGLPAIVLASADSPPAVQAFVRAYGAKVASVPGEKRWPLLREIVDRLGYHPVSNQTVTHTGHPFGPEGYKTIAYELFLQLGEVPAAVFTPTGYAELLYGVWKGFAELLLLGVTEKAPRMFSCETAAGGPHAKALAAGLPAAVVELGPTDAYGVAGSVGGHRGVVAVRDSGGEAVLVTDEEMRRAQRELARAGLWQELSGTAGLAGHRRLRRDFDGPVVCVATSSGFKDLGVGGERYPVLEDPTLDDLMP